In a genomic window of Muntiacus reevesi chromosome 1, mMunRee1.1, whole genome shotgun sequence:
- the NDFIP1 gene encoding NEDD4 family-interacting protein 1: MALALAALAAVEPACGNRYQQLQNEEEPGEPEQAAGDAPPPYSSISAESAAYFDYKDESGFPKPPSYNVATTLPSYDEAERTKAEATIPLVPGRDEEFAGREEFDDPDQMRIGNDGIFMLTFFMAFLFNWIGFFLSFCLTTSAAGRYGAISGFGLSLIKWILIVRFSTYFPGYFDGQYWLWWVFLVLGFLLFLRGFINYAKVRKMPENFSNLPRTRVLFIY; encoded by the exons ttgcAGAATGAAGAAGAGCCTGGAGAGCCTGAACAGGCTGCAGGGGATGCTCCTCCACCTTACAGCAGCATCTCTGCGGAGAGTGCAG CATATTTTGACTACAAAGATGAGTCTGGGTTTCCAAAGCCCCCATCTTACAATGTGGCTACCACACTGCCCAGTTATGATGAAGCTGAGAGAACCAAAGCTGAAGCTACTATCCCTTTGGTTCCTGGAAGA gaTGAGGAGTTTGCAGGTCGGGAGGAGTTTGATGATCCTGACCAGATGAGGATAGGAAACGATGGGATTTTCATGTTAACTTTCTTCA TGGCATTCCTCTTTAACTGGATTGGGTtcttcctgtctttttgcctgACCACTTCAGCTGCAGGAAGGTATGGGGCCATTTCAGGATTTGGTCTCTCTCTAATTAAGTGGATCCTGATTGTGAGG ttttccacTTACTTCCCTGGATATTTTGATGGTCAGTACTGGCTCTGGTGGGTGTTCCTGGTTCTAG gcTTTCTCCTGTTTCTCAGAGGATTTATCAATTATGCAAAAGTTCGGAAGATGCCAGAAAATTTCTCAAATCTCCCCAGGACCAGAGttctctttatttattaa